In Lentilitoribacter sp. Alg239-R112, the following proteins share a genomic window:
- the nrdR gene encoding transcriptional regulator NrdR → MRCPYCSSHDSQVKDSRPAEDGAAIRRRRICPDCGGRFTTFERVQLRDLQVLKKTGRKVPFDREKLQKSFDIALRKRPVDRDRIDRAVSGIVRRLESSGETEIETDNIGLLVLEALKALDDVGFVRYASVYQDFSGAEDFEKIIAQLSARIAGDAVDED, encoded by the coding sequence ATGCGTTGTCCCTATTGTTCTTCGCATGATAGTCAGGTGAAGGATTCACGTCCCGCAGAAGATGGTGCGGCTATCCGTCGTCGCCGTATTTGCCCTGATTGCGGTGGTCGTTTTACCACATTCGAACGTGTCCAGCTTAGGGATTTACAGGTTTTGAAAAAAACGGGGCGCAAAGTCCCGTTTGATCGTGAAAAATTGCAAAAATCCTTTGATATTGCATTGCGTAAACGGCCTGTTGATCGTGATCGTATTGATCGAGCCGTTTCTGGTATTGTGCGCCGTCTTGAAAGTTCTGGCGAAACAGAGATTGAGACTGACAATATTGGTCTTTTGGTGCTTGAAGCACTCAAAGCCTTAGATGATGTTGGCTTTGTTCGCTATGCATCCGTTTATCAGGACTTCTCAGGTGCAGAAGATTTCGAAAAAATTATCGCGCAATTGAGCGCGCGCATCGCTGGTGATGCGGTTGATGAAGATTGA
- a CDS encoding L,D-transpeptidase family protein: protein MKKQTKYTKIARRSFLTGAVTTGLLAGVANSALAQTSIESIIKDPSRGKWDDAFDAKSLRGASNAVATKPIMSEQTVVNLENALLQYQDIVANGGWPVVPANKRLKLGTVDPDVRILRQRLIASGDLPASAGVSNSFDTYVEGAVRGFQARHGLPADGVLGKFSYAALNVSAQVRLTQLETNIVRLKSMSGDLGARYVMVNIPAAQIEAVDNGQVALRHTAIVGKISRQTPILNSRIHEVILNPYWTAPRSIIKKDIVPLMRKDPTYLTRNAIRLFDKKGDEVPPESIDWHAEEAPDLMFRQDPGKINAMSSTKINFHNPHAVYMHDTPQRSVFGKLLRFESSGCVRVQNVRELSAWLLRDTEGWSRANIEAGIMSGESMPIQLEEPVPVYFTYFTAWSSSDGVVQFRDDVYQRDGVDLLASREL from the coding sequence ATGAAGAAGCAAACAAAATATACCAAAATTGCCAGACGCAGCTTTCTAACAGGTGCGGTGACAACGGGTCTTTTGGCTGGTGTTGCTAATTCCGCTTTGGCTCAAACGTCCATTGAATCGATAATTAAAGACCCAAGTCGTGGTAAATGGGATGATGCGTTTGATGCAAAATCATTACGTGGCGCAAGCAATGCTGTTGCAACTAAGCCAATTATGAGCGAGCAAACGGTCGTTAACTTGGAAAACGCGTTGCTTCAATATCAAGATATTGTTGCCAATGGCGGCTGGCCGGTTGTTCCGGCAAATAAGCGTTTAAAACTCGGAACGGTTGACCCTGATGTGCGTATTTTACGTCAACGCTTGATCGCATCCGGCGATTTGCCAGCCTCTGCTGGTGTTTCTAATAGTTTTGATACCTATGTCGAGGGTGCAGTGCGTGGTTTCCAAGCTCGTCACGGTTTGCCCGCTGATGGAGTTTTAGGCAAATTCAGTTATGCGGCCCTTAATGTATCCGCTCAAGTTCGCCTCACACAGCTAGAAACAAACATTGTCCGTCTAAAATCAATGTCCGGTGATTTGGGCGCTCGTTATGTGATGGTCAATATTCCTGCCGCACAAATTGAAGCAGTTGATAATGGTCAAGTTGCGCTTCGGCATACCGCAATTGTCGGTAAAATCTCTCGCCAAACGCCAATTTTGAATTCAAGAATTCATGAAGTCATCCTAAATCCTTATTGGACTGCGCCGCGTTCGATTATCAAAAAAGATATTGTGCCGTTGATGCGTAAGGATCCGACTTACCTAACACGAAATGCAATTCGTTTGTTTGACAAGAAGGGTGACGAAGTTCCACCAGAATCAATTGACTGGCATGCCGAAGAGGCGCCAGACTTAATGTTCCGCCAAGACCCTGGCAAAATTAATGCGATGTCTTCAACTAAAATCAATTTCCACAATCCGCACGCTGTATATATGCACGATACGCCGCAGCGTTCAGTCTTTGGCAAATTGCTACGTTTCGAATCATCTGGCTGTGTTCGCGTACAAAATGTACGTGAACTATCTGCATGGCTGTTAAGAGATACTGAAGGCTGGTCCCGCGCCAACATTGAAGCGGGTATTATGTCTGGCGAAAGTATGCCTATTCAACTTGAGGAACCCGTTCCGGTTTACTTCACATATTTCACAGCTTGGTCATCTTCCGATGGTGTTGTTCAGTTCCGTGATGATGTTTACCAACGTGACGGTGTTGATTTGCTGGCGTCTCGCGAGCTTTAA
- a CDS encoding winged helix DNA-binding protein — protein MTQQTPLLVRDNPSLDPSEQKTGLRVQYLETLQLVERLHRRLLDVVKDEFDRSGRSDINAVQALLLFNIGNSELTAGELRSRGYYLGSNVSYNLKKLVDLGFINHSKSRVDRRSVRISLTEEGTEIAGIVEGLYNRHIESIEQVGGITEDDFGVMNKMMQRLDRFWNDQIMYRL, from the coding sequence ATGACACAACAAACACCACTATTGGTTCGTGATAACCCAAGCTTAGATCCAAGCGAACAAAAAACAGGACTACGTGTACAATATCTTGAGACTCTTCAATTGGTAGAGCGTCTTCATCGCCGTCTTTTAGACGTTGTAAAAGATGAATTTGATCGCTCAGGCCGTTCGGATATCAATGCAGTTCAAGCTCTGTTGCTTTTTAATATCGGTAATTCAGAACTAACTGCAGGCGAGCTACGCAGTCGCGGTTACTACCTTGGTTCAAATGTATCGTACAACTTGAAGAAGCTTGTCGATCTCGGCTTTATCAATCACTCTAAATCACGCGTTGATCGTCGTTCGGTCCGCATTTCCTTGACTGAAGAAGGCACAGAAATAGCTGGTATCGTTGAGGGATTATATAATCGTCATATTGAATCAATCGAACAGGTTGGTGGCATTACTGAAGATGATTTTGGCGTAATGAACAAAATGATGCAGCGCCTAGACCGATTCTGGAATGACCAAATCATGTATCGCCTATAA
- the glyA gene encoding serine hydroxymethyltransferase yields the protein MTNAFFTKSLADQDPEIFKSIEQELGRQSHEIELIASENIVSKAVLEAQGSVMTNKYAEGYPGKRYYGGCQFVDIAENLAIDRAKQLFGCEFANVQPNSGSQANQAVMLALAKPGDTLLGMSLDAGGHLTHGAKPNMSGKWFNAVQYGVVAETGLLDYDQMEALALEHKPTIIVAGGSAYSRTIDFAKFREVADKVGAILWVDMAHFAGLVAAGLHPSPFPHAHVATTTTHKTLRGPRGGMVVTNDEAIAKKINSAVFPGLQGGPLMHVIAGKAVAFGEALSDNFKTYMGNVKENANVLAQTLVDGGLEIISSGTDTHLMLVDLQPKGVTGKATEAALGRAFITCNKNGVPNDPQSPFVTSGIRLGTPAATTRGFGAAEFREVGQLILEVVNGLSAVGADGDNSATEQAVKEKVIALTSKFPIYENTGA from the coding sequence ATGACGAATGCGTTTTTCACGAAATCTTTAGCAGATCAAGATCCTGAAATTTTCAAGTCCATCGAGCAGGAGCTTGGTCGTCAGAGCCATGAGATTGAACTCATCGCATCTGAAAATATCGTTTCAAAAGCCGTGCTGGAAGCGCAAGGCTCTGTGATGACAAACAAATATGCCGAAGGTTATCCTGGCAAACGTTATTATGGTGGTTGTCAGTTTGTTGATATCGCTGAAAATCTAGCAATCGATCGCGCAAAACAGCTTTTCGGATGTGAATTTGCCAATGTGCAGCCAAATTCTGGTTCACAAGCAAATCAAGCGGTAATGCTGGCGCTCGCAAAGCCTGGTGATACACTTCTTGGCATGAGCCTTGATGCCGGTGGACACCTAACACATGGTGCAAAGCCAAACATGTCCGGTAAATGGTTCAATGCCGTTCAATATGGTGTTGTCGCGGAAACTGGACTTCTTGATTATGATCAAATGGAGGCTCTAGCGCTTGAACATAAGCCGACAATCATCGTTGCTGGTGGTTCTGCTTATTCTCGTACGATTGATTTCGCGAAATTCCGTGAGGTCGCTGATAAAGTTGGCGCAATTCTTTGGGTTGATATGGCCCATTTTGCAGGCTTGGTTGCTGCTGGCCTTCATCCGAGCCCGTTCCCCCACGCCCATGTTGCAACAACGACAACGCATAAAACACTGCGCGGCCCTCGCGGTGGCATGGTAGTCACAAATGACGAAGCAATTGCTAAGAAAATCAATTCTGCTGTGTTCCCCGGCCTTCAAGGCGGTCCGTTGATGCATGTGATTGCAGGTAAAGCAGTTGCATTTGGTGAAGCCTTGAGTGATAATTTTAAAACCTACATGGGCAACGTTAAAGAGAACGCAAATGTTCTTGCTCAAACATTGGTTGATGGTGGTCTGGAAATTATTTCTAGCGGTACTGATACCCACCTTATGCTGGTGGATCTACAGCCAAAAGGCGTTACTGGTAAGGCAACAGAAGCCGCACTTGGTCGCGCATTTATTACATGTAATAAAAACGGTGTGCCGAATGATCCTCAATCTCCATTTGTGACATCTGGCATTCGTTTGGGTACACCAGCTGCAACAACACGCGGATTTGGAGCGGCTGAATTCCGTGAAGTAGGTCAATTGATTCTTGAAGTGGTCAATGGCTTGAGTGCTGTTGGTGCAGATGGTGACAATTCCGCTACCGAGCAAGCGGTGAAGGAAAAAGTCATCGCATTAACGTCTAAATTCCCAATCTACGAAAATACTGGGGCTTAA
- a CDS encoding DUF6163 family protein gives MPTLDDLDVNLSGLKSDADAVPENLDRLYQVFLVVVTLICILGAVNYWAQLMGISYGGALRFDIAPLHWKIVQVILALLLPLTALGIWFRNSFGLWGWVLVTAIQFIVHGLLKDSYGENEMHLAVSAGIVVLFLIFRFAFYRREKERLEEGKE, from the coding sequence ATGCCAACATTGGATGATCTTGATGTCAATTTATCAGGCTTAAAGTCTGATGCAGATGCAGTGCCAGAAAATCTGGACCGTTTGTATCAGGTGTTTTTAGTCGTCGTTACGTTGATATGCATCTTGGGAGCAGTCAATTATTGGGCACAGCTTATGGGAATATCATATGGTGGCGCTCTAAGGTTTGATATTGCACCGCTACATTGGAAAATAGTTCAAGTTATTCTTGCGTTGCTTTTGCCGCTCACGGCGCTTGGGATTTGGTTTCGTAATTCATTTGGCCTGTGGGGTTGGGTTCTCGTTACTGCTATTCAGTTCATCGTGCATGGTCTTCTGAAAGATAGTTATGGTGAAAACGAAATGCATCTTGCTGTCAGCGCTGGCATCGTAGTTCTGTTTCTTATCTTCCGGTTTGCCTTCTATCGCCGGGAGAAAGAACGGTTGGAGGAAGGCAAGGAGTAA